A window from Vulcanimicrobium alpinum encodes these proteins:
- the rpsK gene encoding 30S ribosomal protein S11 — translation MAAKKQTKTRKKREFKNVGSGVAHIHSSFNNTIVTITDNTGSTIAWASAGNLGFKGSKKSTPFAAQMAAEAVARKAMEHGMKTAEVYVKGPGAGREAAIRSLQAAGLEITLIKDVTPIPHNGCRPPKRRRV, via the coding sequence TTGGCCGCGAAGAAGCAGACCAAGACGCGCAAGAAGCGCGAGTTCAAAAACGTCGGATCGGGCGTCGCCCACATCCACTCGTCGTTCAACAACACGATCGTGACGATTACCGACAACACGGGATCGACGATCGCCTGGGCGAGCGCCGGCAACCTCGGGTTCAAGGGCTCGAAGAAGTCGACGCCGTTCGCCGCGCAGATGGCCGCCGAGGCGGTCGCGCGCAAGGCGATGGAGCACGGCATGAAGACCGCTGAGGTCTACGTCAAGGGCCCGGGCGCCGGCCGCGAGGCTGCGATCCGCTCGCTGCAGGCCGCCGGCCTGGAGATCACCCTGATCAAAGACGTCACCCCGATCCCGCACAACGGCTGCCGCCCGCCGAAGCGCCGGCGCGTGTAA
- the rpsD gene encoding 30S ribosomal protein S4 → MSRYTEAVCRLCRRETATSKTGEKIKLFLKGDRCLSKKCAVERRGTAPGQKTQNTKTRQKISEYGRQLREKQKMRRYYGVLETQFQNYFREAQRVKGQTGATFLQLLERRLDNVVYRLNLAASRAQARQLVTHRHFRVNGRLVNIPSFIVKAGDVISIGETSQKSDLFQAAIETAKARRHPEWLEFSETDNTAKVLALPSREQIDTPVDEQLIVEYYSR, encoded by the coding sequence ATGTCCCGCTACACCGAAGCCGTGTGCCGCCTCTGCCGCCGCGAAACCGCGACGTCCAAGACCGGCGAGAAGATCAAACTGTTTCTCAAGGGCGACCGCTGCCTCTCCAAAAAGTGCGCGGTCGAACGCCGCGGCACCGCGCCGGGTCAGAAGACGCAGAACACCAAGACGCGTCAGAAGATCTCCGAGTACGGCCGCCAGCTCCGCGAGAAGCAGAAGATGCGCCGTTACTACGGCGTGCTCGAAACGCAGTTCCAGAACTACTTCCGCGAAGCGCAACGCGTGAAGGGCCAGACCGGCGCGACGTTCCTGCAATTGCTCGAACGCCGTCTCGACAACGTCGTCTACCGGCTCAACCTCGCGGCGAGCCGCGCGCAGGCGCGCCAGCTCGTGACGCATCGCCACTTCCGCGTGAACGGCCGCTTGGTCAACATCCCGTCGTTCATCGTGAAGGCCGGCGACGTGATCTCGATCGGCGAGACCTCGCAGAAGTCCGACCTGTTCCAAGCCGCGATCGAAACCGCGAAGGCTCGTCGCCATCCCGAATGGCTCGAGTTCTCCGAGACCGACAACACCGCCAAGGTGCTGGCGCTCCCCTCGCGCGAGCAGATCGACACCCCCGTCGACGAGCAGCTCATCGTCGAATACTACTCGCGCTAG
- a CDS encoding phosphoribosylanthranilate isomerase: MRRTRVKICGVVSAEEAALVVDAGADAVGVILAPSPRRVGIERLHEIAERIPALVTLVAVFVDPPSALVDEALKVGAIPQFHGREPAEACEAFAAGPYVKAYHVGASEPVEHEAFERFARPYAHATWLFDTARPDGLSGGSGRTFSWNDARTLAGDRPFVVSGGLTPENVVDCVRAVRPFAVDVRSGVERNGVKDARLVRAFVDAVRAADAEAGP, encoded by the coding sequence GTGCGACGAACGCGGGTCAAGATCTGCGGCGTCGTCAGCGCCGAGGAGGCCGCGCTCGTCGTCGACGCGGGCGCCGACGCGGTTGGCGTGATCCTCGCCCCGTCGCCGCGTCGCGTCGGGATCGAGCGCCTGCACGAGATCGCGGAACGGATCCCGGCGCTCGTCACGCTCGTCGCGGTCTTCGTCGACCCGCCGTCCGCACTCGTCGATGAAGCGCTCAAGGTCGGCGCGATCCCGCAGTTCCACGGCCGCGAGCCGGCCGAGGCATGCGAAGCGTTTGCCGCCGGGCCGTACGTGAAGGCGTATCACGTGGGCGCGAGCGAGCCCGTCGAGCACGAGGCGTTCGAGCGCTTCGCGCGTCCCTACGCGCACGCGACCTGGCTCTTCGATACGGCGCGACCCGACGGCCTGAGCGGCGGCAGCGGCCGGACGTTCTCGTGGAACGACGCGCGCACGCTCGCCGGCGACCGCCCGTTCGTCGTCAGCGGCGGCCTCACGCCGGAGAACGTCGTCGACTGCGTGCGCGCCGTGCGGCCGTTCGCCGTCGACGTGCGCAGCGGCGTCGAGCGCAACGGCGTCAAGGACGCACGGCTCGTGCGCGCGTTCGTCGACGCGGTCCGCGCCGCCGACGCCGAAGCGGGACCGTGA
- a CDS encoding anthranilate synthase component I family protein has protein sequence MVTADDPLSLIPITRSFVADAITPISAYLALAQPGRSCLLESVEGTERISRFSFIGCDYLEAHAIDRDPAMLERIRTIIGRYALERRDLPFPGGAVCTFSYDAARALEPVLRDARDREAPPADVPFGDALVVVPGTWLVFDHFTHRVTLIGLARDEAERATVEARLDAYVARLLDQRPTVPGAVRADGPVRASMDEATFLARVAQAKEFIRDGEAYQLQVGIRFSCPLAGNAFDFYRQIRARNPSPYMFFIAHDGRAVFGASPEFLVRLDGRDARIRPLAGTRPRGADDARDQQIAEELIADPKERAEHVMLVDLARNDLGAVCRTGTVRVDELMVIERYSHVMHIVSNVVGELRGDRDALDLFAASFPAGTVTGTPKIRAIQLIDRLEPVARGFYAGSVAHIDFDGDMDSCIILRSVAVANGRAYWQASAGIVTDSVPAAEYAEVFAKTAIVRAVLGIDR, from the coding sequence ATGGTCACCGCGGACGATCCTCTCAGTCTGATTCCGATTACGCGATCGTTCGTCGCGGATGCCATCACGCCCATCTCCGCGTATCTCGCCCTGGCTCAGCCGGGGCGTTCGTGTTTGCTGGAGTCGGTGGAGGGGACCGAGCGGATCAGCCGGTTTTCGTTCATCGGCTGCGATTATTTGGAAGCGCATGCGATCGACCGCGATCCGGCGATGCTCGAGCGGATCCGCACGATCATCGGACGCTACGCGCTCGAGCGGAGAGACCTGCCGTTTCCGGGCGGCGCGGTCTGCACGTTCTCCTACGACGCGGCGCGCGCGCTCGAACCGGTGCTGCGCGATGCGCGCGACCGCGAGGCACCGCCGGCCGACGTCCCGTTCGGCGACGCGTTGGTCGTCGTCCCGGGGACGTGGCTGGTCTTCGACCACTTCACCCATCGCGTAACGCTGATCGGTCTCGCGCGCGACGAGGCGGAGCGCGCGACCGTCGAGGCGCGGCTCGACGCGTACGTCGCGCGCCTGCTCGACCAGCGTCCGACGGTGCCGGGCGCGGTGCGCGCCGACGGTCCGGTGCGCGCCTCGATGGACGAGGCGACGTTCCTCGCGCGGGTCGCGCAGGCAAAGGAGTTCATCCGCGACGGCGAGGCGTACCAGCTTCAAGTCGGGATCCGCTTCTCGTGTCCTCTGGCGGGGAACGCGTTCGACTTCTATCGCCAGATCCGCGCCCGCAACCCCTCGCCGTACATGTTCTTCATCGCGCACGACGGGCGCGCGGTCTTCGGCGCGTCACCCGAATTTCTCGTCCGGCTCGACGGGCGCGACGCGCGCATCCGCCCGCTGGCGGGAACGCGTCCGCGCGGAGCCGACGACGCGCGCGATCAGCAGATCGCCGAGGAACTGATCGCCGATCCGAAGGAGCGCGCGGAGCACGTGATGCTCGTCGACCTGGCGCGCAACGATCTGGGCGCGGTGTGCCGCACCGGAACCGTCCGCGTCGACGAGCTGATGGTGATCGAGCGCTACTCGCACGTCATGCACATCGTCTCGAACGTCGTCGGCGAGCTGCGCGGCGACCGCGACGCGCTCGATCTGTTCGCGGCGTCGTTCCCCGCCGGGACCGTCACCGGAACGCCGAAGATCCGCGCGATCCAATTGATCGACCGGCTCGAACCGGTGGCGCGCGGCTTCTACGCCGGCAGCGTCGCCCACATCGACTTCGACGGCGACATGGACTCGTGCATCATCCTGCGCTCGGTCGCGGTCGCCAACGGCCGCGCGTACTGGCAGGCCTCTGCCGGGATCGTCACCGACAGTGTCCCCGCCGCCGAATACGCCGAAGTGTTCGCTAAAACCGCGATCGTCCGCGCCGTGCTCGGAATCGATCGATGA
- the rplQ gene encoding 50S ribosomal protein L17, translated as MPHQIAQKRLSRTDGHRKALLRNLATSFFKHEKIETTSTKAKEISKVVDRLITQARRGDLHSRRLVASYLTEEAVAKKLVDQIAPALKERTGGYTRIIKSRVRPGDAAELSILELVK; from the coding sequence ATGCCGCACCAGATCGCTCAAAAGCGCCTCTCGCGCACCGACGGCCATCGCAAGGCGCTGCTGCGCAACCTCGCGACGTCGTTCTTCAAGCACGAGAAGATCGAGACCACGTCGACCAAGGCCAAGGAGATCTCCAAGGTCGTCGACCGCCTCATCACGCAGGCTCGCCGCGGCGATTTGCACTCGCGCCGCCTCGTCGCATCGTACCTGACCGAGGAAGCCGTCGCGAAGAAGCTCGTCGACCAGATCGCCCCCGCGCTCAAGGAGCGCACCGGCGGCTACACGCGGATCATCAAGTCGCGCGTGCGCCCCGGCGACGCGGCCGAACTCTCCATTTTGGAGCTCGTGAAGTAG
- the trpB gene encoding tryptophan synthase subunit beta — MTTSTTTVPQQLPDERGYFGRFGGVFVPEVLVEALARLEEATRDAFADPAFWAEMEVLLRDYVGRPSPIYHAERLVDGPHAPIVFKREDTNHTGAHKINNTVGQALLAKRMGKSRIIAETGAGQHGVATATIGAKLGMQVDVYMGEVDVERQALNVYLMKLLGATVHPVGSGTRTLKDATNEAFREWAARVEDTFYIIGSVVGAHPYPYLVREFQKVIGVEARAQILERYGRLPTDVVACVGGGSNAMGIFRGFVDDAEVRLWGVEAAGHGVHAIDTSASLNAGSVGVLHGSRSYVLQDDEGQVLDTHSVSAGLDYPGVGPEHAYLKDSGRARYVAVDDAEALAAFHHTARREGIVPALESAHAIAFAQKLAVERGPGGLVLVNLSGRGDKDVRTVAALEGEQA; from the coding sequence ATGACCACCAGCACGACGACCGTCCCCCAGCAGCTCCCCGACGAACGCGGCTACTTCGGCCGCTTCGGCGGCGTCTTCGTCCCCGAGGTCCTGGTCGAGGCGCTCGCGCGGCTCGAAGAGGCGACCCGCGACGCGTTCGCCGATCCCGCCTTCTGGGCGGAGATGGAGGTGCTGCTGCGCGACTACGTCGGCCGCCCGTCGCCGATCTATCACGCGGAACGGCTCGTCGACGGTCCGCACGCGCCGATCGTCTTCAAGCGCGAAGACACCAACCACACCGGCGCGCACAAGATCAACAACACCGTCGGCCAAGCGCTGCTCGCGAAACGGATGGGGAAGTCACGGATCATCGCCGAGACGGGCGCGGGCCAGCACGGCGTCGCGACGGCAACGATCGGCGCGAAGCTCGGGATGCAGGTCGACGTCTACATGGGCGAAGTCGACGTCGAACGTCAGGCGCTCAACGTGTACCTGATGAAGCTCCTCGGCGCGACGGTCCATCCCGTCGGCAGCGGAACGCGGACGCTCAAGGATGCGACGAACGAAGCATTTCGCGAATGGGCCGCGCGCGTCGAGGACACGTTCTACATCATCGGATCGGTCGTCGGCGCGCACCCGTATCCGTACCTCGTGCGCGAGTTTCAGAAAGTCATCGGCGTCGAAGCGCGCGCGCAGATCCTCGAACGTTACGGCCGCTTGCCGACCGACGTCGTCGCCTGCGTCGGCGGCGGTTCGAACGCGATGGGGATCTTCCGCGGCTTCGTCGACGACGCCGAGGTCCGGCTGTGGGGCGTCGAGGCGGCCGGTCACGGCGTGCACGCGATCGATACCTCGGCCTCGCTCAACGCCGGCTCCGTCGGCGTGCTGCACGGATCGCGCAGCTACGTGCTGCAGGACGACGAAGGGCAGGTCCTCGACACGCATTCGGTGAGCGCCGGGCTCGACTATCCCGGCGTCGGACCGGAACACGCGTATCTGAAAGACAGCGGCCGCGCGCGCTATGTCGCCGTCGACGACGCCGAGGCGCTCGCCGCGTTCCATCACACCGCACGGCGCGAAGGAATCGTCCCCGCGCTCGAGTCGGCGCACGCGATTGCGTTCGCGCAGAAGCTCGCCGTCGAGCGCGGCCCCGGCGGGCTCGTGCTGGTGAACCTGAGCGGCCGCGGCGACAAGGACGTGCGAACAGTCGCGGCGCTCGAGGGGGAACAGGCGTGA
- the trpD gene encoding anthranilate phosphoribosyltransferase, which yields MTTADHYPALLRRVLGGDHLTASEAADVIGGIMDETISPVRAAALLAALAAKGEDVDEIVGAARAMRERSIRVDHGLPLVVDIVGTGGDGAHTINISTAAAFIVAGTGVKVAKHGNRAASSLCGSADVLEALGVPLDRGPDASARILREGGICFLFAQRHHPAMRVVGPIRRELGVRTIFNVLGPLTNPAGANRQVVGVARAEHVDLVASALRALGAEAGAVIHADDGLDEISGDAPTQVAQFDRDGVRRWTLDPSCYGVHAPATAIRGGDVAVNAAALLAILEGERSPRADLVLLNAALALVVAGEAVDIDDGIARARTSVETGRARAALDALRGERDPSTAVGATG from the coding sequence ATGACGACCGCCGATCACTACCCGGCGCTGCTGCGCCGCGTGCTCGGCGGCGATCACCTCACCGCGAGCGAAGCCGCCGACGTCATCGGCGGGATCATGGACGAGACGATCTCGCCGGTGCGCGCGGCCGCGCTGCTGGCGGCGCTCGCAGCGAAAGGCGAAGACGTCGACGAAATCGTCGGCGCGGCGCGCGCGATGCGCGAGCGCAGCATCCGCGTCGACCACGGGTTGCCGCTGGTCGTCGACATCGTCGGCACCGGCGGCGACGGCGCGCACACGATCAACATCTCGACCGCGGCGGCGTTCATCGTCGCGGGGACCGGCGTGAAGGTCGCCAAGCACGGGAACCGCGCCGCGTCGAGCCTCTGCGGCTCCGCCGACGTCCTCGAAGCGCTGGGCGTCCCGCTCGACCGCGGTCCCGACGCATCGGCGCGCATCCTACGCGAGGGCGGGATCTGCTTCCTGTTCGCGCAGCGGCACCATCCCGCGATGCGCGTGGTGGGGCCGATCCGCCGCGAGCTCGGCGTCCGCACGATCTTCAACGTCCTCGGACCGCTGACGAACCCGGCCGGTGCGAACCGTCAGGTCGTCGGCGTCGCACGGGCCGAGCATGTCGACCTCGTCGCATCGGCGCTCCGCGCGCTGGGTGCCGAGGCGGGCGCGGTGATCCACGCCGACGACGGTCTCGACGAGATCTCCGGCGACGCGCCGACGCAAGTCGCGCAATTCGACCGCGACGGCGTGCGACGCTGGACGCTCGATCCGTCCTGTTACGGCGTGCACGCGCCGGCGACCGCGATCCGCGGCGGAGACGTCGCGGTCAACGCCGCCGCGCTGCTCGCGATCCTCGAAGGCGAGCGCAGCCCGCGCGCCGACCTGGTCCTCCTCAACGCCGCGCTCGCGCTCGTCGTCGCGGGCGAAGCGGTGGATATCGACGACGGCATCGCGCGCGCGCGCACCTCGGTCGAGACCGGCCGGGCCCGCGCGGCGCTCGACGCGCTCCGCGGCGAGCGCGATCCTTCGACCGCGGTCGGAGCGACGGGGTAA
- a CDS encoding NAD(P)-dependent oxidoreductase, with amino-acid sequence MIAYFGTGLLGSGFVRKLIENGETVHVWNRTLDKARALEADGAKVFDNPADAARGASEIHLTLSDDAAVDAVLEPLAEVILSTAFIADHTTTAPTPTAERVARWKQRGRTFVHAPVFMGPKNARDATGLMLVSGAPEVRERVRPRFENMTGKVVDLGDDPARAAAFKLFGNLMLLVIGGGIADMFRLGRSLGIEPQDAYTLFNEFNPGNSVGVRGKAMSEGVFTPANFELTMARKDLRLMMDEAARHGEKLDVVPAVATLMDRYIAAGHGSEDVGVIGSRG; translated from the coding sequence GTGATTGCGTATTTCGGCACGGGTCTGCTCGGTTCAGGGTTCGTCCGCAAGCTGATCGAGAACGGGGAGACCGTCCACGTCTGGAACCGCACCCTCGACAAGGCCCGCGCGCTCGAAGCCGACGGGGCGAAGGTGTTCGACAACCCCGCCGACGCGGCACGCGGCGCCTCGGAGATCCATCTCACGCTGAGCGACGATGCCGCCGTCGACGCGGTGCTCGAGCCGCTCGCCGAGGTCATCCTGTCGACGGCATTCATCGCCGACCACACGACGACCGCGCCGACGCCCACCGCCGAGCGCGTCGCGCGCTGGAAGCAGCGGGGACGCACCTTCGTGCACGCGCCGGTGTTTATGGGCCCGAAAAACGCCCGCGACGCGACAGGGCTGATGCTGGTCTCGGGCGCGCCCGAAGTGCGCGAACGCGTGCGTCCGCGCTTTGAGAACATGACCGGCAAGGTGGTCGACCTCGGCGACGATCCGGCGCGCGCCGCGGCGTTCAAGCTGTTCGGCAACTTGATGCTGCTGGTGATCGGCGGCGGGATCGCCGACATGTTCCGTCTGGGCCGCTCGCTCGGAATCGAACCGCAGGACGCGTACACGCTGTTCAACGAGTTCAACCCCGGCAACTCGGTCGGGGTGCGCGGCAAAGCGATGTCGGAGGGCGTGTTCACGCCCGCCAACTTCGAGTTGACGATGGCGCGCAAGGATCTGCGCCTGATGATGGACGAGGCGGCGCGTCACGGCGAGAAACTCGACGTCGTGCCGGCCGTCGCGACGCTGATGGACCGTTATATCGCCGCCGGACACGGGAGCGAGGACGTCGGGGTCATCGGCAGCCGGGGCTGA
- a CDS encoding DNA-directed RNA polymerase subunit alpha: MTVLEAPAGAQIEVRERRENYAKFVIEPLDRGFGITLGNALRRILLSSIPGAAVTYVKIDGVLHEFSTIPGVVEDTVDLLLNLKGLPIKLNTEDPKVLSLNVSGAKEATAGDISPDADVEILQPNYHLATLSKKDAKLSMEIGIEKSRGYVTSDKQRNIEHMIGLIPMDSIFSPIRKVNFSVDDTRVGQSVDFDRLTLEIETNGSITPDDALSEAAQILTDQLHLFIGFSTEEKPVATAPASEWDVPVETLNLSVRSFNCLKRAGISKVSELLDMTEDEIIKMRNFGKKSLDEIKQVLEERGLSLRAA, from the coding sequence ATGACCGTCCTCGAAGCGCCGGCCGGCGCGCAGATCGAAGTCCGCGAACGTCGCGAGAACTATGCCAAGTTCGTGATCGAGCCGCTCGACCGCGGCTTCGGCATCACGCTCGGCAACGCGCTGCGCCGCATCCTGCTTTCCTCGATTCCGGGCGCCGCCGTCACCTACGTCAAGATCGACGGCGTGCTGCACGAGTTCTCGACGATCCCCGGGGTCGTCGAAGACACCGTCGACCTGCTTCTCAACCTCAAGGGCCTTCCGATCAAACTCAACACGGAAGATCCCAAGGTGCTCTCGCTCAACGTGAGCGGCGCGAAGGAAGCCACCGCGGGCGACATCTCGCCCGACGCCGACGTCGAGATCCTTCAGCCGAACTATCACCTCGCGACGCTCTCGAAGAAAGACGCGAAGCTTTCGATGGAGATCGGGATCGAGAAGTCGCGCGGCTACGTCACCTCCGACAAGCAGCGCAACATCGAGCACATGATCGGGCTGATCCCGATGGACTCGATCTTCTCGCCGATCCGCAAGGTGAACTTCTCGGTCGACGACACGCGCGTCGGCCAGTCGGTCGACTTCGATCGCCTCACCCTCGAGATCGAAACCAACGGATCGATCACGCCCGACGACGCGCTCAGCGAAGCGGCGCAGATCCTCACCGACCAGCTCCATCTCTTCATCGGCTTCTCGACCGAAGAGAAGCCCGTCGCGACGGCTCCCGCCAGCGAGTGGGACGTCCCGGTCGAGACGCTCAACCTCTCCGTGCGTTCTTTCAACTGCCTCAAGCGCGCCGGCATCTCGAAGGTCTCCGAACTCCTCGACATGACGGAAGACGAGATCATCAAGATGCGCAACTTCGGCAAGAAGTCGCTCGACGAGATCAAACAAGTCCTCGAAGAAAGGGGTCTGTCGCTGCGCGCCGCGTAG
- a CDS encoding DUF2079 domain-containing protein, with amino-acid sequence MPSRRLLIWTGVAFAVLAALAAVRVADWSYGADTGTFVQVVLDALGPMENGVERTTHYRFHWSPTLVLLWPALALTRSVWVLQAILALATVACAPLLSAVARCGFGRGRFEPNVADRIGAVALVYPPLVAVGFGEFRDLGLMAPLALGWWLALQRRAWGWLAVCAVLLAGLREDVCLELALLGIGTGIAMFVRGERPRAVAALATSALAIGSAATYVLVVIPRVGSWPPSHFYQYPFAHGPLELALAPFTHPIAFALAIFTFGRLTYVLEALVPLAFVPLRSRLAVLALPGFAIVLLANSGLVWRMGEHYAALWIPWLLIAFAGGIALLREQRRWTTAAFALSAIVLIAFSPLHPLHYLTPSYHALADARAALACVPRDAPVATHDEWYTAVSAERPRAMVLGDDPPDADWLVVADDYPNTTFASVVLPRVRERVARGAYREACRRGSVAAYVHAQPASR; translated from the coding sequence GTGCCGTCCCGCCGCCTGCTCATCTGGACCGGGGTCGCGTTCGCCGTGCTGGCCGCGCTCGCGGCGGTCCGCGTCGCCGACTGGAGCTACGGCGCCGACACCGGGACCTTCGTGCAGGTCGTCCTGGATGCGCTCGGCCCGATGGAGAATGGCGTCGAGCGGACGACCCACTACCGCTTCCATTGGTCGCCGACCCTGGTGCTGCTGTGGCCGGCATTGGCGCTCACCCGCAGCGTCTGGGTCCTGCAGGCGATCCTGGCGCTCGCGACCGTCGCCTGCGCGCCGCTACTCAGCGCGGTCGCGCGTTGCGGCTTCGGACGGGGACGGTTCGAGCCGAACGTCGCCGACCGTATCGGGGCGGTCGCGCTGGTCTACCCTCCGCTGGTCGCGGTCGGATTCGGCGAGTTCCGCGACCTCGGACTGATGGCGCCGTTGGCGCTGGGCTGGTGGCTCGCGCTGCAGCGGCGCGCCTGGGGATGGCTCGCGGTCTGCGCAGTCCTGCTCGCGGGGCTGCGCGAGGACGTCTGCCTCGAACTCGCGCTGCTCGGCATCGGGACTGGCATCGCGATGTTCGTTCGCGGTGAGCGGCCGCGGGCCGTCGCCGCCTTGGCGACCTCCGCGCTCGCGATCGGGTCGGCGGCAACCTACGTTTTGGTCGTGATCCCGCGCGTCGGCTCTTGGCCGCCCTCGCACTTCTATCAGTATCCGTTCGCGCACGGTCCGCTCGAGCTCGCGCTCGCGCCTTTCACGCACCCGATCGCTTTCGCGCTGGCGATCTTCACCTTCGGACGCCTGACGTACGTCCTCGAGGCGCTCGTCCCGCTGGCGTTCGTCCCGCTACGCTCGCGACTGGCGGTTCTCGCCCTGCCGGGATTCGCGATCGTGCTGCTCGCCAACAGCGGCCTCGTGTGGCGGATGGGCGAGCACTATGCCGCCCTGTGGATCCCGTGGCTGCTGATCGCGTTCGCCGGCGGGATCGCGCTGCTGCGCGAGCAGCGCCGCTGGACGACGGCCGCATTCGCCCTCTCCGCGATCGTGCTGATCGCGTTCAGCCCCCTTCATCCGCTGCATTATCTGACGCCCTCGTATCATGCGCTAGCCGATGCGCGTGCCGCGCTGGCATGCGTTCCTCGCGACGCACCGGTCGCGACGCACGACGAGTGGTACACCGCCGTCTCGGCCGAGCGCCCGCGTGCGATGGTGCTGGGCGACGATCCGCCCGACGCCGACTGGCTCGTCGTCGCGGACGACTATCCCAACACCACGTTCGCATCGGTCGTGCTGCCGCGCGTGCGCGAACGCGTCGCGCGCGGCGCCTATCGCGAGGCGTGCCGCCGCGGCAGCGTCGCGGCGTACGTGCACGCGCAACCCGCATCACGTTGA
- the trpC gene encoding indole-3-glycerol phosphate synthase TrpC: MNDMLEKLYAAKAAVRESDEAREPLAVLRERALSRMRERRNFREALAGARGPAIIAEIKRASPSVGIIVPKLDPSEIAREYEAAGADAISVLTESDHFLGDLAYVDIARAASTLPILRKDFLSSRYEVAQSAAYGADAVLAIVAGLSDERLAEMVDEARRYALGVLVEVHTEDELRRAVAAGARILGINNRNLHTFETDLAVTEELLPLVPSGTIVISESGVKSQDDVRRLVAQGARGVLVGESLMRSDDKHEAIRALKGATVTA; the protein is encoded by the coding sequence ATGAACGACATGCTCGAAAAACTCTACGCGGCGAAAGCGGCGGTGCGGGAAAGCGACGAAGCGCGCGAGCCGCTCGCCGTGCTGCGCGAACGCGCGCTCAGCCGCATGCGCGAGCGCCGCAATTTCCGCGAGGCGCTCGCCGGCGCGCGAGGGCCGGCGATCATCGCCGAGATCAAGCGCGCGTCGCCGTCGGTCGGGATCATCGTCCCGAAACTCGATCCGTCCGAGATCGCGCGCGAGTACGAAGCCGCGGGCGCCGACGCGATCAGCGTCCTCACGGAGAGCGACCACTTCCTCGGCGACCTCGCGTACGTCGACATTGCGCGTGCGGCATCCACGCTCCCGATCCTGCGCAAAGACTTTCTGAGCAGCCGCTACGAGGTCGCGCAGTCGGCGGCGTACGGCGCGGATGCCGTGCTCGCGATCGTCGCCGGGCTCTCCGACGAACGCCTCGCCGAGATGGTCGACGAAGCGCGGCGCTACGCGCTCGGCGTGCTGGTCGAAGTGCACACCGAAGACGAACTGCGGCGCGCGGTCGCCGCCGGCGCGCGCATCCTCGGGATCAACAACCGCAACCTGCACACGTTCGAGACCGACCTCGCCGTCACCGAAGAACTGCTCCCGCTCGTGCCGTCCGGCACGATCGTGATCAGCGAGAGCGGCGTGAAGTCGCAGGACGACGTGCGCCGTCTGGTCGCGCAGGGTGCGCGCGGCGTGCTCGTCGGCGAATCGCTGATGCGCTCGGACGACAAGCACGAGGCGATCCGCGCGCTCAAGGGCGCGACCGTCACCGCGTAG
- a CDS encoding anthranilate synthase component II, with the protein MNILLVDNYDSFTWNLAHLFGAIDGVDVDVVRNDDARLDDGVTLRYDGIVVGPGPGRPAEAGRTMAIVREAAAQRRPLFGVCLGLQAIGEAFGGRVVHAPRQMHGKVSAITHDGRGAFAGVPSPFHATRYHSLCVDHDGFPAELRANAASEDGVIQGLVHRDLPIWGVQFHPESVLTTEGKAIAENVVRSIRG; encoded by the coding sequence ATGAACATTCTGCTCGTCGATAACTACGACTCGTTCACGTGGAACCTCGCGCATCTGTTCGGTGCGATCGACGGCGTCGACGTCGACGTGGTGCGCAACGACGATGCGCGGCTGGACGACGGCGTGACGCTGCGCTACGACGGGATCGTGGTGGGACCCGGGCCGGGGCGTCCGGCGGAGGCGGGACGGACGATGGCGATCGTGCGCGAAGCGGCGGCGCAGCGGCGTCCGCTCTTCGGCGTGTGCTTGGGACTGCAGGCGATCGGCGAAGCGTTTGGGGGGCGCGTCGTGCACGCGCCGCGCCAGATGCACGGCAAGGTTTCGGCGATCACGCACGACGGCCGTGGCGCATTCGCGGGCGTCCCCTCACCGTTTCACGCGACCCGCTATCATTCGCTGTGCGTCGACCACGACGGCTTCCCGGCGGAGCTGCGCGCGAACGCGGCGAGCGAAGACGGCGTGATCCAGGGCCTGGTGCATCGCGATCTGCCGATCTGGGGCGTGCAGTTCCATCCGGAGTCCGTGCTCACGACCGAGGGCAAAGCGATCGCCGAGAACGTCGTGCGGAGCATCCGCGGATGA